Genomic segment of Paraburkholderia agricolaris:
CGATCTGCTGCGTCGCGCGGACGCGATTTTCATCGAGACGCTGCGTACCTTTATCGACAAGGAAACCGGCAAGTCCTGGTATGACCTGACGAGCCAGGCGTTTGCGGTGTTCCTGCCGGTGAAGAGCGTCGGCGTGATGGGCGACGGCCGGACTTATGAGTATGTCGTGGCGCTGCGCGCTGTGCAGACGCTGGACTTCATGACCGCGCATTGGGCGCATCTGCCGCACGAGTTGCTGGGGCATGTGTCGAATCGCATCATTAATGAAGTTCGTGGGATTAACCGGGTGGTTTATGACATCTCGGGGAAACCGCCGGCGACGATTGAGTGGGAGTGAGGAAGTAAAGACTCCCAACCAGCTACTTACATTTCGCTCGGATATTGCCCGATATGCCGTGATTTGTAAGGCTTAATTCAAATGAGGCATTTGGCCATTTGAATTCCGCCATCGAAGTTTGTGCCACGAAAGGTTGGTTAAACGGGGGGGCGTCGTCCGCTTATCCGCCGGGGCTCGATACTGCACCGGCAATACGATTTTCGTGCGACGTTGTTTTTCAGCCTGGGACGCTATCTTGCGAGCGGATCTTGGGCATCTGGAGATCTCGTGGTTGGTGACGGTGCATGATCGCACTAACCACGGGAATTCGATAGGTTGTGCACGAAGCTTGCACTTCGAACTTCAAGCTCGAAACAACGCAGTACAAGGTTGTCGGCCGTGACGGAGTTTCAAGTCACGATATATCCCCGGCCCCATTCCCTTTCTTCATGATTATCGCAATCAACGGGCGGTGAGCGGAGATGGCGATCGCCCGCTACGGCTACAGGGTCCTTGTTAGCTTGGCGCGGAGAAGCAGCTGATTGCACGAGTGTGCCGTGCGGCTAGGTTTTCGACTGTGGAACGGACGCGGCATCGGCAGGCTGTGGGGAAACACTCTCGGCGAATCCGGCCGCTGGCTCGCTTGCGGGGGATGTTGGCCAGGAGCCGGGTCGCGGGCCTCACTCTCAGCGTTGTACGATTGATCGCGTCGGGACGTTCCATGACCTCGAGGCTTTGGCGCTTGTGGCGGGTGCGAGGAACATAGGTTCTACGCGGTCTATCTGAAGCAAAACAGGCCCGTGAGGCCCATTCGGCGGATCGTGAGCCGCTGACGGATTCGATGTCAGGTGTGTACCGCACTGCTAGGACGAGTACGGCCTTTTGAGGTCGCGCTGCCAGCGCGTTTCGCAACTGGCCGTGCTTTCTTTGCCACTACGGCCTTCGTCGCGGTTTTGGCTTTTGCGGCTGCCTTTGGCACTGCTTTGGTCTTTGCCAGCGTGAGGTGCAACCCCATCGCGACGATCACCTTCATGATCGTCGCGAACTCGGCATTTCCTTTGTTGGAGAGCGCGCGGTACAACGCTTCACGCGCGATACCCGACTCGCGTGCGAGTGCCGTCATACCACGTGCCTTGGCAACGTCACCAAGTGCTGCCTGAATCTCAACCGGATCCCCGCCTTCAAACGCTTGGGCGAGATACAGCCGGTAGTCGTTTTCATCTTTCAGGTACCTCGACGCGTCGAACTCCATCAACTCGCTGACTTTCATGTCAAAACTCCAAATCTTTCGCGATGACCTTGGCGCGCTTGATGTCTGCGGCCTGCGTGGACTTGTCGCCACCGCATAAGATGATCACCAGCACATCGCCACGCTGCTTGAAATAGACACGGTAGCCCTTGCCCACATCGATCTTCATTTCCGAGATGCCGTCGCCTACGGCACGCCAATGTCCAAGGTTGCCTAGCCGTGCCCGGCTGAGCCGACCGACGATCGCCATCGCCGCCTGGCGGTCCCGCACGCGCGATAACCAACTGTCAAATTCGGGCGTAATGATCAGCTTCGTCATGCTCGGATTGTAATCCATGGGTTACGGAATATCAAACGCTCGCGCTGACGGGTAAAACGCTGTTAATCGTTGGGCATGGGCCCATCGTCCGAACGAGGGTCGCATTGGACGGAGCCTGACGGTATCGATGACGGTATCGCGGCCAACAATCGTATTGACATGCCTCGTTATGGCGATTCTGTGGAAAAACGGCATCAATCGTCCGATGCAGTCGATTGAAAGCCGTTGGGTGCCGACAGGAATATCCGGTACCGCTGGCGGTATCGACGTCATATGAGCGGCGGAAACGCCGTCCACACAAGGCGCCAGCGTCGGATTGACGATTGAGTGGGAAGGCGTCGGAATTTATTAAATAAGATCAATGGCGTACGTACCAGATCCGATTGTCAACTGAGAACTTATCCGTCGCTAATTCATGGATTGACAAGGGATTTGTGATCCTTCCATCAAAAGCCAGGCAAATTCTACGGTACTGAATGTGGCATCAGATGCCGGTAAACGGACCGTATGGGCCCGCTGATGATTAAGGCTTCATGCTTTACCGTCAACCCGATTTCGGGCACGACGGTAAAGTTCAGCCAGGAAAGCCAGAGTTCGCCCGGGTTGGCAAGTGTCCGTAGGGCTGGTGGTTGGTGACAGTAAGTAAGCATCTGTCCCAACCATGAGAATGACGCGATGCACACCGAATGTGCGCTTCGCAACCTTAAGCCCCGTTCGGCGATGTACAAGATCGCCGAACGTGACGACATGTATGTCACGGTTTCCCGGTGGGCACGATCTCCTTTCGATAGAACTAGCGCATCAATGGGTGCCGAGAGACGCTGACGATTGGCCGCTATGGTCGGGATGGATCTCGCCTGCATTCGCGCGCGCGAAACTGCTGGATTACCTGCGTGCCGTCAGCGAAGGTAAATCCTCGGACGTAGAGAAGCCGCGGGTTATCACGGTCGGGCGTGAGCTCGCGTGTGAGGTCGGCTTGGGCAGCTTACGACGCAGCAGCCAGCACCGACAGCAAATCCGATAATTGGATTAGTCATCGATCACTGGAGCCGGATGGCGCCGGGACGACTTGACATCGTTACTGGAGAATCATTGTGAGCTAGTGGTAACAAAGAGGCAGTGCGATTTCTGTAAACCGCCACCTTAGCGATTAACCTGCTGCTGCAGATGGACCGGGTAGCGTTCGCCGTGGACCGGTATGCTGGATAGGGCGCTGCAGAGGTTGTGAAGATCATCGGGCGAAAGTTCAACCAGAGCGCCGTGAAGGTTTTCTTCCAGGCGATGCAGCTTGGTAGTGCCGGGGATCGGAACGATCCATGGCTTCTGTGCCAATAACCAGGCGAGGGCGATTTGAGCCGCAGTCCCACCTTTCTGTCGCGCGATCCGGGTAATTTGATCTACTAAGGGCCTGTTCACTTTACGTGCCTCCGCCGTAAAGCGAGGAATGGCGTTCCGGCGGTCGGCTATGTCAAAAGTTGTCGTTTCAGTGATCGCACCCGTCAGGTATCCTTTGCCAAGCGGGCTGAAGGGGACGAACCCAATGCCAAGTTCCTCCAGAGTCGGCAGAAGCTCGGTTTCGGGCTCACGCCACCATAGCGAATATTCGCTTTGCAGTGCAGTGACCGGCTGAACAGCATGCGCGCGGCGGATGGTGGAGACGCCAGCTTCGGACAAGCCGAAGTGCTTAACTTTACCTTCGCAGATGAGATCTTTGACCGTCCCGGCGACGTCTTCGATCGGAGTGTCTGGATCTACACGGTGTTGATAGAGCAGGTCAATGACGTCGGTCTTCAGCCGTCTGAGCGAACCCTCGACAGCTTCCCGAATGTGTTCCGGTCGGCTGGTCAGGCCGATCTCTTTGTCGTGCCCATCGAACTTGTAGCCAAATTTAGTGGCAATGACTGCTTTGGTGCGGAAGGGTGCCAAGGCCTCACCCAGTAGCTCCTCATTTCTGAACGGTCCATACACTTCGGCCGTGTCGAAGAAGGTGATACCGCGCTCGAAGGCCGCTCTGATCAGTTTGATTGCTTCCAGTTTGTTCAGGGCTGGACCGCGTCCATAGTTCAGACCCATGCAGCCCAGACCCAGGGCCGATACTTCGAGACTGCTGCTACCCAATTTGCGCTGTTGCATTTTCGTGGGCTCCTAGTTCAAGACAGCTTGAGGTGTCGTTCAGGATTCAGACGATACATAGGTCAGCGGATGTAGAAGCTTGTTGCATCGGACCTGGCGTGAATTCTGCGCTCGTCCCAAAGTGGGGGTTTCCTTCTCTAGACTCTTTGAGTAACAAACCTGTTGAAACACCCATCGCTAAGTGCGGTTTTGATCCAGCCACGTGACCAGTTTGGCAATGCCGTCCGCGATCGAAACCTGTGGCTCCCAGCCGAGTAGCTCTTTCGCCCGCGCGCGGCTAAAGCCCAGCTTTGTCTCTACGGGCAGCAGCAGCTTGCTGGGGGCGGCGTAGTAGTCGGCCTTGAGATCTGACTTGCAGGCCTTAAGGACCAGCTCGACTACTTGATTCTGAGAGGTATCCACGCCCGACACGATGTTCATACCGGCACCACTTGCCTCGCTAGACATTGCCATCAGGTTGGCTCGAGCAGCGTCGCCCGCATAGATGTAATCGGTCACCTGGGTCCCGTCTTCTTCGATGACAGGCCGTTTGCCAGACCGGATGCGCTCGTATGCCTGCACCATCTGCGTGACGGCAATAGCGCGCTTGTGCTGGCGCTCACCGTAGATCGCCGAGTAGCGAAGCGCGAGGAAGTCGACGCCGTACTCCTGCTGGTAGAGAAGGCCCAATCCCTCGCCCATGATTTTCGACGCGCAGTAAAGGATTAACGCTGGCGGCATGCCGGCCCAGCGCAATGGCGAGTCGTCGGTATTGGGCTCGTTGCCGACCGCCCCGTAGATACCGTTGGAAGAACTAAACACCACCTTCTTGACGCGCTGGTGACGGCTGGCTTCAAGAATGTTCTGCAGGCCACGGACGTTCACGTCGATGCCCAGCCATGGATTCGCGCGCATGGGTTCGGCCAGAAAACCGGCGACAGCGAACACGCCATCGCAATCGACCATTGCGTCGTAGAGTTCGTTGAGGCGTAGCACATCGCCGCGCACAAAGGAGCAGCGTTTATCCGCCAGCAGGAAGTCGATGTTTTCCGTCGAGCCGAGCGCCAGGTTATCAAGCAGGACCACCTCGCGCGCACCGCTGGCTAGCAACTGTTCACCGATGTGTGAACCAAGGAGGCTCGCGCCTCCTACCACGACAAACCTACCTTCTGAAATGCCTGGCATTTCTTCTCCTCGTCAGATCGAAAGCCACCGCCGCGCTCGTGGGCCGCAGTGCATCGCATCAGATCGAATTGGTCATGTAACGTTGATATAGACGCACTTCTCGTAGAGGAACGAGTCGATGTAACCGGGGCCGCCCTTGGTGCCATAGCCGCTGAGCTTGTAACCGGCCATGCCAACCCCGATGTCCATCCAGCCATAGCAGTTGACCCAAACGCTGCCGGCCTTGATGCCGTCGACCATGCGCAGTGCCGTGGACATATCGCGCGTCCAGACGGCGCCCCCCAGACCGTACTCGGTAGCATTCGCGAGGCGCAGGGCTTCATCCTCGGTGTCGAACGGCAGCACCGAGATCACGGGTCCGAAGATCTCCTCGCGCGCAATCCTCATGTTGGGCGTAACGTTCGAGAAAATGGTGGGCTGGATGAAGTAGCCTTCGGCGAGATCGCCGCCGAGGCGCTCGCCGCCGCTCGCCAGCGTGGCACCTTCGGGAGCCGCACCCTTCACATAGCCCATCACGCGCTCTAACTGCTGCTGTGAAATCAGCGGTCCCATTTGCACAGCCGGGTCAAGACCATTGCCGACGCGCAGGGTTTGGGTGAATGCCGTGAGGCGTGCGATAAATTCCTCATGAATGCCGCGCTGCACGAACAGACGCGTGCCGGCCGTGCAAATCTGGCCACTGTTGTTGAACACGGCCATTGCGGCACCGGGCACCGCCAGGTCCAGGTCGGCATCAGCAAATACGATGTCAGGAGATTTCCCACCCATCTCCACCTGCACACGCTTCATGTTGCTGGTAGACGCCTCGACGATTTGACGACCGGTCGCAACGGAACCTGTGAAGACGATACGATCCACATCATTGTGGCCGGCCAGCGCAGCACCTGCCACCGATCCGTACCCCGTGACGACATTGACCACGCCTTCGGGCATGCCGGCTTCATGCAGCAGGTTCACCATGTATAGAACCGACAAGGACGCGAGCTCGGCGGGCTTGAGCACCACCGTACAGCCTGTGGCAAGCGCACCACCTACGAGGAACCACTGGCCGACCAGCGGGTTGTTCCATGCGAGAATTCCACCTACCACGCCCAGGGGCGCCTTGACGATCATGCTCTTGACCGTGCCGGCCATATTGTTCTGCAGCAACTGCCCTGACGGGTTCATCGTTTGGGTCGCGAAATAGGCGAGCGCCTGCAGCGCAATCTTCTTCAGATTGCGGGTACGAGTGATGGGGGATCCCATGTCGAGCGTCTCAAGCAGGGCCATTTCCTCGAACCTCTTGTCCACGAGGTCGTGCACCCTCATGAGAAGCGCCTGGCGCTCGTACGGCGTCCACTTCGACCAGGGTCCTTCGAATGCAACGCGAGCTGCCTTGACCGCCCGGTCGACGTCTGTCGCGTCGCCCTGCGCTAATCGCGCTAGCACCTCGCCGGTGGCTGGATTCAACGTGCTGAAGGTCTTGCCCGAAGCTGCTTCAACAACACGACCGCCAATGACGTGGCCAAGCTTTGATTTCAGAAAAGAATGCACGTCCGCATCGATGTCTGCATGCGTATTCATATTTGCTAGCGTTTTTTCCGGTTGGCCGAACGACCCCGTCCGCCTTTTGGCAAAAGCAGACCCCGCATCGGTTCTCGTTCTACGTGAACCGATGCCGCCGGTCTAAAAGCATCTTCTAAGCCAGTCGGTCGCCACGCACGATCGGCGGTGCCAGTCGGTTATGGGTGACTTGTCATGTGCCGCTCATAAAGGCACGGTTGTCTGTAGTGCAGACATGTCGTTGACACGACGCTTTGGGTTGTCACCGTCGAGGATGAAATCGATTCAAAGGAGGAATTCTTCGTCGGAGGGAACGGTGCCGATCTCTATCGAGCCGTGAAGCCGCCGTCGACTGCTAACGCGTGACCTACGATAAAGCTGGCGGCGGGACTGCACAGCCAGACCACTGCGGAAGCAATCTCTTCCGCACGACCCAGGCGGCCGATCGGCTGCTCCTTGATCAGCTCTCGCATCGCTTCAGGCTCGCGCTCCAGCATGCCGGTGACCATTGGCGTTTCAATGACGCCCGGGCACACTGCGTTGATATTGATACCCCGGCTTGCATATTCGAGGGCGGCGCTCCTGGTGAGACCTAGTACGCCATGTTTGGACGCGCGGTAGATTGCACGGCCAGGCGTGCCCACAAGGCCGCCTATTGAAGAGCAATTGACGATGGCGCCGTTTCCCTGATCGCGCATCTGGCGCAATTCATACTTCATGCAATTCCAGACGCCGCGCAGGTTGACGGCCATCACACGATCAAACTCTTCGCTGCTCGCATCGGCAGTCTCTGCAAAGGGACTGTTGACTCCCGCATTGTTAAATGCCGCGTCGAGGCGGCCGAACCTCGCAACTGTCGACTCGATCAAAGCCTTGACCTGCATCTCCACCGCCACGTCGCATTGCATGGCGACGGCCGGGTAACCCGCTGCGATGAGTTGCCCGGCGGCCTCGTGCGCCGCGGCTTCGTTGATATCCGCCAACGTCACGGTGGCGCCCGACTCGGCGAACGCTTGTGCCGTGGCAAGGCCGATGCCGGAACCAGCACCGGTGACGAGCACGACTTTTCCATCAAACGATATGTTCATCTGAGTCACGCTATTGAGGATGGTAAGTCGGGATGGTAAACATTCGCCGTCTTGGGAATAAGTCCATGGAACGGCAAGACGCTATGAAATGAATTCATGAATGTGCCCCGCGCGCCCCACGCAAGCCTGCCGCACTGACTTAATTGATAACAGACGCCATACCGTCAAGACCGGTCGTCATTGATGAAGCTGGTTTATAGGTGTTTGCGGAATTAAGCGTCTAATCACCTGCGCGCGAGATGGCTAAATTAGCGATCAACGGGTAAGGACCCGCGCTATGCGCTCCTTCACCCGATGCGCGTGGCATGTAAAGGACGGAAATGCAAAATGAAATTCTTCAATGTAGCGGTAGTAGCGTTTTCTTTGGGGCTCAGCGCCTGTTCGCAAATGGTAAGGACGACCGATATGACAAAACTAGATTCTGTTACTCCGCTATCCACTCTTGAGGACATGCGTACAGTTTCGCCGGCGCTTGTGCACTATACGAATGGCACACTGCTTGGCGATCTTTGGAAGCGTCCCCAACTGTCGGCTCGGGATCGGAGCATCGTTACGCTATCGGTATTGATTGCGCGCAATCAGACCACCGAGATGCCGTACTACCTAAACCTGGCGCTGGATAGTGGAGTGACGCCAGGCGAGCTTTCCGAGATCATCACGCACCTGGCGTTCTATTCCGGCTGGGGCAATGCAGCGTCGGCAGTTGCGGTCACTAAATCGGTTTTTGATAAGCGCGGGATTACGCTATCCAACCTTCCAGCCGTTCCGAGCGAACCGCTTCCCATCGACGAGGCTGTGGAGGCTCAAAGGGCAACTGCCGTCGAGAAGAATTTCGGCTCTGTGGCGCCAGGTGTCGTGCACTACACGACGGAAGCACTCTTTCATGATCTCTGGCTGCGTCCGGGCTTGGCGCCTCGAGATCGAAGCCTTGTGACAGTCAGTGCGCTTGTCGCGACGGGGCAGTTCGCGCAATTGACGTATCACCTGAGCCGGGCAATGGACAACGGTCTCACGAAGGCACAGGCCTCTGAAGTCATGACGCAGTTAGCCTTCTATGCCGGTTGGCCAAACGTGTTCTCAGCGCTGCCGGTGGTGAAAGATGTGTTGGAAAAGCGGCCAGACTAGTTCACTGGACGTTTCAAGGAGAGAAGCAGATGAGCGCATGGAAGCAAGATGAATTGAGCCGGATAGCCGGGGCCGATGATTTGCACATTTCGCCATTTCGCGAGGATGGGAAGACTTACGGCACGCCGACCTGGATCTGGTCCGTCGTGGTCGACGGCGCGCTGTATGTACGTGGCTATAGCGGCAAAGCTTCCCGTTGGTATCAGGCTGCCGTGAAACAGAAAGCGGGGCGCATACTCGTCGCCGGTATGACGCGGGACGTCGTCTTCGAGCCCGTGGATGGCGCGATCAATGACCAGATCGACGACGCGTATCGGAGCAAGTATCGCAGCAGTTCATATCTCGACCCAATGATCGGCACGCGGGCCCGTGCCGCAACAATCAGCATTTCTCCGCATCCTGACGCTGACTGATCGTCCGGCGGTGCTACTCAGACCGCCAGACCAGACAGCGCGCAGGTCGTTGGCGTTACTCGGCGTACTGCCCGTCGCTGACCTTTTCCATCCACTGGACATTCTTTCCGTCGACTGCCTGCTGGATAGCTATGTGCGATACACCTGCAGCGGGGGAGGCGCCGTGCCAATGCTTCACTCCGGGCGGTATCCAGACTACGTCCCCGGCCTTCATCTCGCGTTTCTGACCGTTCCAGTCCTTCACCCAGCCCAGGCCGGACGTGATGACAAGGGTCTGCCCGAGAGGATGCGCATGCCACGCGGAGCGGGCACCCGGTTCAAAGGTGACCAGACCGCCTGATACGGTGGAAGAGGGCGTTGCCGGGAATAGCGGGTCGACGCGCACGGAGCCGGTGAAATTATCCGTCGGTCCTTTGATCGACGGCTGGGAGCCGGCTCGCGCGACGACAATCGTGGGCCCACCCACCTCATCCGCCTGAGCGGGAACTGAGGTGGAAATAAGTAGCGTGGTCGCAATGGCAATGGCAATTCTCATCTTGATCCTCTATGAAACGGTTCGGGTGCGAAGCCTTCTGTGCTCAGGCAAGCGGCTTCGCCGATCAAGACAGCGTCGTGACCGGCTGTCGAATACAAGCTAACATTTGCCTTGCAAACTTAACCCGTTCGCTCTCGTGCGACTAGTGGCCAGATTCCGCAAACGCCTATGAGGTCAGTTCATTAATGCCACGCGAAAATTTCAATGACCTGCTCGCCTTCGTCGCCGTTGCTCGCGAACGCAGTTTCACGCGCGCAGCTGCGCAGTTAGGTGTGTCCCAATCAGCATTGAGCCATACCATCCGCTCACTCGAAGGGAGACTTGGCCTGCGGCTGCTGACGCGAACCACGCGCAGCGTGTCCCCTACGGAGGCTGGCGAGCGCATCCTGCAGCGCGTTGCACCCCGTTTCGAGGAAATTGAAGCTGAATTGGCAGCGGTGACTGAGCTTCGCGACAAACCTGCCGGCACGATTCGGATCACGGCGACAGATCACACCACCAACACGATTCTCTGGCCCAAGTTGTCCAAGGTGCTTCGCAAGTATCCGGAGATCAAGGTGGAAATCGTGACGGACTATGGCCTCACGGACATCGTGGCGGACCGCTACGACATTGGCATTCGTCATGGAGATCAGGTGGCGAAAGACATGATCGCGGTTCGCATCGCCGCGGACATGAAGATGTCAATCGTTGGCTCACCTGCCTATCTGGAGAACAAACCGCAGCCGAAGACACCTCATGATCTGGTGGAACACAATTGCATCAATCTGCGTCTGCCGACACTTGGCGCGTTCTACGCCTGGGAGCTGAAGAAGGGCAGCCGTGAAGTTCAGGTCCGCGTGGAGGGCCAGCTCTCATTCAACGGCACCTATCACATGCTCGATGCCGCGTTGGCCGGCTATGGTCTTGCGTACCTGCCGTCGGAGCTCGCGCAACCTCACGTCGCCGCAGGGCGCCTTGTTCGCGTACTCGATGACTGGTGTCCTACGTTTCCTGGCTTGCACGCGTACTACGCGAGCCGTTCAGAGTCGTCGCGAGCAATGGCCGTGGTGATCGATTCGCTGCGCTATCGTCCAAAAACGAATTAAAGCCTGAGTCGCTTGCTGGCAATTGCGTGAGCATGCATTGGACCGTTGGGCTTACGGTTTTGCTGGCGCAAGTTCTCCTTGCAAACACCTGTCTCTGCCGACGACACATGTCCGCGGTAGCGACGCCATTTCGCGCGTCGCAGGCACGCGCCCGGTGTGCCTGGCCGCTCCGTGCGGGATTTTCATATGAATCCGCCGACTGGCATCGAACTTGCAAAATGGTGTGCGTGTCGCAGCCCGGGATCATGCGGGGCTGCGAATCTGCAACCCAATGGAGAGTGACCTATGTCTAATGCTTCGCCCGCTTCTGCTTCAGCCGCCGCTTCAGCGATTAGCGCGGGTCATCGCAAAGTGCTGGAGTGGCTGGAGTCGTCCGATTCGAAGCGGATGTTGATCGGAGGGAAGTGGGTAGATGCTGTCTCGGGCAAGACATTCGAGACAATCAATCCCTCTACCGAAGAGAGGCTCGCATACGTGGCGGAGGCTGACAGCGCGGACGTCGACGCTGCAGTGGCGGCAGCCCGGCGCGCGTTCGAATCGGCTTCGTGGTCCGGCATTTCGCCGCATGCGCGCACTCGCTATCTGCTAAAAATTGCCGATGCTGTGGAGAGCCATGCGGACGAGCTCGCCGTTCTCGAGACCCTTGATAACGGTATGCCGCTTTCTTTCAGCGCCGCGCGGGTAGCCCAGGTCGCTGAGATTTTCCGCTACTACGCCGGCTGGCCGACGAAGATTTACGGCACGACCAATCCGACCGACAGCGCGCGCTTCATCTACATGTTGCGTGAACCCATGGGTGTCTGTGGGCTGATCAACGCCTGGAACGTTCCACTGGTCATGGCGGCGATGAAAATCGCACCGGCCCTGGCGTGCGGCAATACCGCCGTGCTGAAGCCAGCGGAACAGACGCCGCTCACTACCTTGCGTCTTGCTGAACTGATCGAGGAAGTCGGGTTGCCGCCGGGCGTCCTGAACATTATTCCCGGTTTTGGCGCAACCGCTGGCGGCGCACTGGTCGCTCATCCCGGCGTCGACAAGGTGGCGTTCACCGGCTCGACGGCAATCGGCAAGCAAATCCTTCAGTCATCGGCGAGCAACATGAAGAAGGTGACGCTCGAACTCGGGGGCAAATCGCCGAACATCATTTTCCCCGACGCGGATCTCGACAAGGCGCTGGCAACCGCAGTGGCGACATTCTGCGGTAATTCCGGCCAGATCTGCTCGGCCGGCACGCGGCTCTTCGTCCAGGAGAGTCTCCACGACGAGGCGACAGAGCGCATCGCGCAGATCGCCGCCACCTATAAGGTCGGCTCGCCTTTCGATGCGGATACCAAACTCGGACCGCTCATTTCGGCCCGGCAAATGGAACGCGTGTTGTCTTACGTCGACGCGGGCAAAAGCGGCGGCGCGAGATTGAGTCTGGGCGGCGACAGGGTTGGCAATCGGGGCTATTTCGTCGAACCGACCGTCTTTAGTTCGGTGTCCAACGACATGAAGATCGCGCGAGAAGAGATATTCGGGCCGGTGCTGTCGATTATTCCTTTCAAAGACGAGGACGATGTGGTTTTCAAGGGCAATGACACAGAGTACGGCCTCGCCTCGGCAGTCTGGACAAGCGATATCGCTCGCGCGCATCGCGTCGCCCGGTCGCTCAAGGCCGGACGAGTCTGGATCAATACCTATGCGGAAGGCGATCCGGTAATGTCGATGGGGGGCTACAAGCAATCCGGGTTCGGACGCGAACTGGGATCGGAGTCCATCGATGCATACACGCAAACGAAGTCGGTCTATATGCGGCTGTGAACACGGCCGACTGAACGCGCGGCCATCAAATGATGGCCGCGCGTTCGGAGGAGTGGGCGCACGGTTGCCAGCAGGAAGTTTCAAATCGTTGCTGTTGATTGTTAATCGATAAGGATAACTATTTTATAGAAACTTGGTGACAGTCAAACCGCGCAGACGGGATTTAATCGGCCGTTCACTAATAACATCTGGAGACATCAAATTGAAGCGGATCTTTACGCGTTGGAGCAGGACAAAATCGGCTGCACTAGCGACGATGGTGGTCGCGTCGTGCCTTGGGAGCCTTCCGGCGGGCGCGCAGGAGTGTGAAGTCAAGCTTGGAGTGACAGGGCCGATGACCGGCGGGGGCGCAAGTTGGGGCTTGTCCGAGAAGGCCGCGACCGAGTTCGAGGTTGCGTGGACGAACGCCAACGGAGGGTTGCAGATCGGCAATCGCAAATGCAAAGTCTCCGTCATTAGTGTCGACTCGCAGTCGACCGCTGCTGGCGGCGCGGCGGCCGCTAACTATCTCGCGAGTCAGGGAGCGCACGCGGTTGTCGGTCCGGTCATCTCACCGGAAATCACAGGCTTCAAACCGGTGGCCAAGCGTAATGGCCTGGTGAACTTCACGCCGTCGTTTGCCGCCGACGTGATCAGTCCCGAGTTTCCCGGTACGTTTCACGAAGTGCAGTCGCCGCCCGTTTGGGCGCCGGCTGCTGTCAAGGCGGCAAAGGATCGTTTTGGACTAAAAACAGCAGTCGTCGTCGGTCCGAACGACCAGGGCGGTACGGATCCGGGCAAAGCGCTTGCCAAGGTTTATAACGACACAGGAGTCAAGACAACCACGGAGTGGTACCAGCGAGGGACGGCGAATTTCTCGCCAATTGTCGTCCGGCTCATGGGTATGAACGTCGATGCCGTGGAATTGGGCGGCATGCCTCCGGGTGAGGCAAGCATTCTTGTCAAGCAGATGCGGGAAGCTGGCTTTGCGGGAGCGTTTGGACGCCTGGGTGCCGGCGGAGATGTCGTCATCGCCAATTCCGGCGGCGAACAGAAACAGAAAGCCTTCTACTGGTTCGAT
This window contains:
- a CDS encoding (R)-mandelonitrile lyase translates to MRIAIAIATTLLISTSVPAQADEVGGPTIVVARAGSQPSIKGPTDNFTGSVRVDPLFPATPSSTVSGGLVTFEPGARSAWHAHPLGQTLVITSGLGWVKDWNGQKREMKAGDVVWIPPGVKHWHGASPAAGVSHIAIQQAVDGKNVQWMEKVSDGQYAE
- a CDS encoding LysR family transcriptional regulator, whose protein sequence is MPRENFNDLLAFVAVARERSFTRAAAQLGVSQSALSHTIRSLEGRLGLRLLTRTTRSVSPTEAGERILQRVAPRFEEIEAELAAVTELRDKPAGTIRITATDHTTNTILWPKLSKVLRKYPEIKVEIVTDYGLTDIVADRYDIGIRHGDQVAKDMIAVRIAADMKMSIVGSPAYLENKPQPKTPHDLVEHNCINLRLPTLGAFYAWELKKGSREVQVRVEGQLSFNGTYHMLDAALAGYGLAYLPSELAQPHVAAGRLVRVLDDWCPTFPGLHAYYASRSESSRAMAVVIDSLRYRPKTN
- a CDS encoding aldehyde dehydrogenase family protein, translated to MSNASPASASAAASAISAGHRKVLEWLESSDSKRMLIGGKWVDAVSGKTFETINPSTEERLAYVAEADSADVDAAVAAARRAFESASWSGISPHARTRYLLKIADAVESHADELAVLETLDNGMPLSFSAARVAQVAEIFRYYAGWPTKIYGTTNPTDSARFIYMLREPMGVCGLINAWNVPLVMAAMKIAPALACGNTAVLKPAEQTPLTTLRLAELIEEVGLPPGVLNIIPGFGATAGGALVAHPGVDKVAFTGSTAIGKQILQSSASNMKKVTLELGGKSPNIIFPDADLDKALATAVATFCGNSGQICSAGTRLFVQESLHDEATERIAQIAATYKVGSPFDADTKLGPLISARQMERVLSYVDAGKSGGARLSLGGDRVGNRGYFVEPTVFSSVSNDMKIAREEIFGPVLSIIPFKDEDDVVFKGNDTEYGLASAVWTSDIARAHRVARSLKAGRVWINTYAEGDPVMSMGGYKQSGFGRELGSESIDAYTQTKSVYMRL
- a CDS encoding ABC transporter substrate-binding protein; translated protein: MKRIFTRWSRTKSAALATMVVASCLGSLPAGAQECEVKLGVTGPMTGGGASWGLSEKAATEFEVAWTNANGGLQIGNRKCKVSVISVDSQSTAAGGAAAANYLASQGAHAVVGPVISPEITGFKPVAKRNGLVNFTPSFAADVISPEFPGTFHEVQSPPVWAPAAVKAAKDRFGLKTAVVVGPNDQGGTDPGKALAKVYNDTGVKTTTEWYQRGTANFSPIVVRLMGMNVDAVELGGMPPGEASILVKQMREAGFAGAFGRLGAGGDVVIANSGGEQKQKAFYWFDHIPTEDPGIRKMNADYERLMKRPIPEMALWYNEQIAAEMLLKAISLAGTDQDGEKIAAALRNMVPESRYVGKAGWRGKKQYGINQELSFPVAVNFIVDGKRAPQQKIDIPTESAK